The Cinclus cinclus chromosome Z, bCinCin1.1, whole genome shotgun sequence genome contains the following window.
CTTAAACAGCATGAACttaaagcagcattttcccaTTGCTTCCAGTTCCTGGATATTTACTTCATATCAGCTGTCTGCCAGATCAGCAAAAGCAGTCACCCAGTCCTGTCTTCCTGTGTCACGAGAGGCTCTGGTGCACTGAATGGCTTCCACATAGAAAAACTCTAAGGTGTAGTTATATGGTGGTAGTGTCATAAAATATGTGAAAAGTGAAACATATTTGTGTGGCAGAATAGGTAGCATAAATCCCAGGCATTCTCTTCAAATCATTAGTGGCAACACTTGATAGCAATAGGGGAGTGGGAAGCAAAAAGCCTTAACAAAACTTCAGTGAAATGCCTTCAGGCATCTTGTTTGAACAGACCACAGAAAACACACCCCcatattttctgtgcttcttgTTGGTGATGTAAGTATGGTTTCTCTATCACTGTCTCAGCAATAGCTCCATATATATCTAAACTACATAAGGCTTAGTTGGAAAGAAACTCCTGCATTGTACTTGAGGACTGCAGCGGCTTACCTGGTCTCTTGCACTGGACAGTATTCACATCGGGAGACCATTTGAGGCTGGGCTCACACAAAATGGACTGTGCCCCTTCCAAGTGCATGCCATGTGGACAAGACAGAGTTATTCTCTCACCAATCTCGTACACAGGTTTCCATGGCTCTCCTTGCAAACCCCCCTCCAGGTCAGGTAGGAGACAAGCAGTTTCTGTGGATTGAAGCATTTTGGACAGCCACAGTAAATCAGTGCATTTCATAAAACAgtcatgtattttattttctccaagatttctttaaaaattgaatGCTGTGGTTAGCTGACTTTCCTGTAGATAGGTATCAGTCAGGATATTAATTCATCACACCAGACAAACACGCATAACTAAGGACATAGAGACAGTATCTTCTACTACCTGCAGGTGTAGCCCTAGGTGTATGAGGGCTTCCCTGTCCTTAGGACCCATGTTTCTGTTGATGGCTCCTACTAGACAACAGCTTCCTAGTAGAGAGATATCACACATATAGCACCCTGCAAGACCACATCCTGGTATACACTGGGATGGCCTTAAAACAGTGTGAGCTAGCATTTGCGGGCAGTCAGTCGTGcttgaaaggagaaaaggaagatgttGAACTGCAGTACTGAAAATCTTCATGGTTCTTGCATATAGCCCTAAGACTGAAGTAAGCAGCAATGCTTGTTTCCACAAGAGGTAATTCCTGGGCTGGAATTTAGTCTCCCCTCAGTTCCAGCCTTCCTTAAAATTAGAATTTATGGGTGTGTTTCTAATTCAGCATTACAATATCTGGATTCACAGTAGAAGTCAATTTAGACCTGATTATGTCTAGGAAACTGGGAAATACAGGTGtgtctttttccccctttgtaGCTGGAAAGCAGATGTTCTGAGATGTTCCATTGGAATTCAGAAATGGAACTGTAGTTCAAAACAAGAATCAGTTAAACATACCCTGGCAATATCTCTCTCCAACTTGCCACTGTAAATTACTGCGACACTTAGCAACAGGATCACCAACAAGAGAGTATCCATGTTTGCATGCATAAACAATGTTTTTCCCAACAGGGTATGAGTTTTCAgcattctgaaagaaaacaaataggTGAAATTTTggatataaaataaaagaactaCCAGCAGCACTGAACTCTCTTTGATTCTAGAATGCAGTAGCTGAGGACAGTGAGAAGTATTACAGCTACTCTACAATGCAGAGATGAGAGAGTCTGGAATACTGCAGGCAGTCCTGGTTATGAAGTCACTAAATTTGATCAAAAGCAGTATGGAACCGAGCTCTCCTGATGGTGTATAAACAAACTGCAAATGTGGCTGTTATCAAACATTAGCAGGGCAGGATAAGATCTTGAACAGCCTTAGGCTGGGGTGAGATCAGTGGAGACTACATGGCTTTGCCAATTTTTAGGATGGCATGTTATCAGTTTTCTAAAGGTTAACATGGTGGACTTGAAGACACaggttttttctcattttatattTCACTGTCTTCTAAGGAGAGATCTTATGAAAAATTGAGACTACTCCAGGAATTGGAGGGTTTAACCTTTAGTTTGTGAACCAAAAATACCAATGTAGAAGGCAACTAtttattaccaaaaaaaatatcactAGCAAAAGATGGAGGGCAAGATTTTGGGTCTTTCTGCAGGTTGCAGTTGTGCAGAGGCAACTAATGAGTACTGAACTAATCCTTTTATCTATTTATTGAGCAAACAGACTTATGACAGTCTCATAACATGAAGAAGGCATAATCCATTTCTCCAAGGGAGGAATTAGTCCCCCTTGCCAAACAGGCCTAATCTGTGGTGAGCCAAGTACCTTGCCAGGTCTTCATTTCACCAGAGAAAGCAGAATAATGAGTTACAGAGTGAAGATTCCTAAAATATTTGTACAATTTTGTTACAGACTTCCTGGATGACTGAGcattttttctttgtgctgttGTGATTTTATATGCAATCCACATGGCTcagtatatttttaatacatatatGGAATAAAGGACAAGTAGATGACTTTCCTCTGATGGTACCATGGtccagagaagcaaagatcttgttctggttttgagtatggggcttttttgtttttatctaaCTTCTAGTCTGAAATTTTGATACCATTGTATAAACTTCAGACAGTGAAAAATGCTGCAAGAGTGGCTATTCACAAGGTTGGATACTAAGCTTGTcaatagaaatacaaatttgcAAGTGAACGTCTATATTAACTGTAGAAAAGACATTGCAGGTAGGGAGAGAACAGATAACAGCAATAGAAATAACTTACTTGAACAAATCCATTTTCTAAGAGGGGAGGAGTTGAACAAAATTCTGTAGGATTTATGGATAAATCAAAGCAGTGTGGTTCAATCAAGCTATGAAGCAAACAAAAGTACAgtttagtctttttttctttcaaaatgctaCACTCCTCAGTGAAGCCCATTTTCAAGACACTTATGCGTACATTTACATCATGATTATATTGAAATTTGGCACTTGCAGGCTCTCCAAGAGTGGTAAATAGAATGCTGTCAAGTTTACTGGCTTTTACCCCCTTTCCTAGCCTTGTCTTCTGTGGCATTCACAgcttctgaatttcattttctttcaactTAAATATTAAAGCTCAGTAAGTGATCTCCTTGAATTTAATAGTTTATGCACCCCTCTGAAACAAATTTTCAAATCTTTCAGCAGTTGTCTCTAAGTGTTTTTCATTACCTACCGAAGATGCTGCAACTCTTCATCTTGGCATGCTTTGCTTTCATGCTGCTCTCCCATGCAGGCCTTCCCACCACCTCGTGGGGAGGGGTTGTTACAGGTTCGACTCCTTGATTTCCTTCCCCCTGAACAAGGACTCCAGGAAGACCAGCAGCTCCATTGTCCATCAACAGCACCTGTGCAACAATTGGGAATACATGGTTTAATGTGAAAACTACTCTCTTTAAACCACTCTCTCTTTAAAGCACTCCCTTTGAGAAGCTTAAAGGCACAGGCTGTTCAAAGCTAGTGATGGCCCCAACTGTGCCCTTACAGAAAATTCCAGATTGCAATAATCTAATCTTCCATCTTTCCCCAACTTTGACATAGGTATAATTCCACAGAGGCTATATATTATCAGTGTCTGAGAGAACATAAAAACAGCTATCAGTTGCTactaattataaaattaaaaagtaaaaatttttgAAGTAATTGATAATTAATTTAGGGTATGTACTTACCTACAGGTGGTTGAATTGAGCAAGTTAGTATTGTTCACCGTATTTAATACTAATAATAAAACCAGCTCTTTGCTAAGGACTGTTTAGACATGCTAAACAAAGACTCAGGCTTGGCATGACCCTCCCCATGCTGTTTGTTCGCAGTGATATCCCACCCCAGCAGCCACTGCATGGGTGTGCAGTGGGACAGACTGACTCTGGAAGCAGGAGAGCACATTTTGCCACTTCTAAAAGAGTGCTGACCTGGCTGATCTTGCACGAGAGTTCCCAGCTCACAAGCTGCTCCAAAGGTGTAGGGCTTGCAGTAACACACACACTGTGTTCCttccacagctgcctcaccaccATTCTGGCAAGGCTGACATTTGCAGGGATCATTTTCAGCCATATATTCTTCAATGGCTTGTTTTAGGTAATGCTTTTTGACTGAGGCACAGGGCACTTCCTTTACCAGCTCATATAATGGTGTTAGCTACACACAGTAGGAAAATATGCATATAAAACAGTTATGACTGGGATATAAGAGTTTATAAGCACATTTCATCACGCAAAATAATTTGTGACATATGCTTCTTCACATGGGAGTTAGCACATTAGATGCTCTAATTTGCTAATTAGCTAAAATCTTATGTTAATATTTAATATCAGCCTTTTAATGAAAAGCCAGTTCTGCTTAAAGCATCCTTTAAAGCTCCTGCTATATCAGTCATGTTTAAACATACTTGAGCTATGAGAATACAGGTGAGATAAAAGCACAACACTGACCACCAATGTACAGTAACTCAAATTCTTACTCAGATGTTCCCAGCACAAAAACAGAAAGGACATTTAAAAAGCCTACTATGGCATTTCATGGAACAGTGATCAAAGGtaacaaaaattgaaaatgttttgcCTGTATATTGATTAATTTATGATATTATATGTCTTTATGTTTAGCTGAAAACTTCctaacagaaatatttggggTTTATACCAATCTTGAGTATGTGGGCAGATCCCAAAACAAGACAAGGTAGCAACGAATACAAGGTAGCAGTGAATAgggccatgcccagatctgaaGTGTCTGATTTGGATAATCTCCAGTTGTGCTAAACTTCTGGATGCAAAGTAAAGGAGGAGAGATAAAAGGGATACAGAAGTTGGCAAATGAAGTGGAAGCCACGCAGACATGCCGATATGCATTTTGGGAAAGGGGCTATCTCAAATCTGGTCTTTCTCTAATGCTAACATGAGCCTCTATTCCTAACCAGAACTCCACTAAAGTCACCGAAGGCTGTTGACCTGTCTGGACTTACATTTGTGATGCACCTGATCATTTTAGCTTCACAGCACTTTCTTCCTGAGCACTTCCTTTTCTATAAAGTGATCTGAGACCAAAATGAGTGTAGATCATGGCATGATTAATCACCAGCTGTAGCTTAATAATTTCTCCCCTTGAGGTGATCCCATCTGCTCACCTCTGCTTCAGAAAAATAGccttaccttttttttaattactctgGGATAGTCTGTCACTGATGCAGCCCACAAGGTGTACATCTGACTATTCCCAGCAGGATTATCCAGGTCTAGATAACTGAGGCCAGCAACAGCACCTGGGCTTCCTCCTTCTATATATGGGTCTCCTTTAATTTTATTGCCACTGCTTCCTGCAGATTTAGGATaggaaatatataaaatataggCATTGCTATGTTTACAAAtggaaatagaaacaaaacacacaaaaactcTGATAGCAAGTAGTGAAAGGACTCACTGGTGCAGTTCAACCATCTGTGCCTGGACAGGAGCTTCCACACTGATCATATATATAGGAAGTGTCTGTTTTTCCAGGTGTCTTGGCAGCTCTTACTTAGGGTGTCCAGAAAAGTGCTATTTACTGGGAAAGCATTAGCAATAACTGACAAGTGCCAGACAGCCTTTTAAACCAGACACTTGATGTCTGGGTTCAGCACTTTAGGATAGAATTCATCAAAATTATCAACACCTGCTCCTCATTTTAACAGCTATTTAGGATGAGATGAGAGACAGATACATGACAACTGTGTGAGTCACCATTGAATACTTACCTGAAGAAGTCAGTAGCAGTTCATCCAGTTTGGTGcattccttcttcttctttttcacaATGAATGCATTCCACCCTGATGAGGTACACTTCCACAGGTCTGTTGTGCTGACACCTGCAGATAATCCATCCATTAATAATACTGTTCGCAGAAAGTGTGTCAGATTAATTTCTGAGTTTCCCACTGGCTAGAGAGGTCATGAAGTACAGTTAAACTAGAAGGTAACTAATTAGCATTTGTGTGCTGTGGGAAGATCCACACATTACTAAAGCTTCTTGATGAATGCTCAGAGGCATGAGGTGTATCTGGGTACACTTTACAATATAACTTATTTTCTCAGCAGTCCATAATTCTCCAGCACTGTTCCAACTGATTACCTTTATAGGTGCCACTCTGGTGTTTGCTCTgtaattttttctgctttacacAGTTTTACCCAACCTTCACCTCCATGTAACCTTTAAATTTGAACATTGTTTGAGATTTATATTCAAATACAACCTTAGGAGGTCCTAAACTGACTATAATTTTATACATATACCCAAAGCACTGCAGGCCACAAACATGAATCTAGAACTAAATGCTGTTGTTTGAACACATTTTTAGTCTTCTTTCTTTTGACCATGAAGAGAATGTGGTAACTTGTAGATGTCTGTTACTTGATTTCAGAAATTAGCTGGAAAAACATACatataaatttttattcttgATTACTGACTTTGCTTTCTGCAGCAAACACTCTAGTACTTTaccttctgctttcattttgtcAGTATCCAtataaaaaataactttgtaATGTCCTCCTAGAGACCCAGAGTGTAAGAAGTGTGTCCCAAAATGTTCAATGAGTCTTCGGTAGACACCGTACTCGTAGACAACTGGAAGGTTGAACAGTTCCTTCCAGAAAGGCTCCGCAAGAGTGAGAAGGTCTGGGCGGTTGTTAATAAACTGAGCAACTTCCACACTGTTCTCAACAACCATCAGCTGCTTACtctgggggaaggaaaagccaTCAGTCATGCTCCATGTGACTGTCAGAGTGGCTCCTAATAGCCAGATGGCACACACATACTATTGGCAAATAACCAACAGCTTTACAGAGCTGTTAGATATGTCTAAGCAACATGGTAAATGCAAAAAGAACACCCTGAAGTCATAAAATATGGTTGGACCCTTATTTATAACTGTTTCAAcatctttgttttcctcctgtgtACTTGAAAACTGGCATAAGGACAAGTGAGATCTCACTCTTCAAAGATAATGGTAGCTTCCGGAATCAGAAGCCTGGCAGAAGGAGGTTAACAAGTTTTGTCTGAAAGCAAATGACTGGCAGTTGTTCTTTGCACCCTGTTTTTTCTAGGTAAGAAGTATTTCAATCTTTTTGCTCCACTATACTGACCAAGAAGTagcaacaaaaaaaggcaataaaccacttgaaaaaatgaaaaagatgaaTAAATTATGAGAAACCAATGACTTCTCCCTtaaatggggagaaaaacagatagcaaataaataattactATTAAATAAGAAAGATGAAGGAAATAGAAACAGCAGCCAACTCCTTTGGACTGATAAGCAAACCAGTGCCCTGTTTTTAAAGGTTTTATGGGATATTTACTGTCATGCACTTTGCGCCAAAAATATCTTTAtaaaacaagcattttcatcTCACTACAAAAacacattaataaaataatgaaagtaTTTATGCAAAATACTAAGCTACAGTGACAAGTTATACATACCTTTTGcagatttttattctgtgtctGTTTGTATCTGTTTGAATTTTCATACTGCTCTACATGTTTCATATAAGACCAGGTGCTGTTGAAAAACTCATAACTGAAATCATTCTGAACTTTAACCTAGAAGGTGAAAGATGGATGCCTGTATGAAGAGGATTCACTTAGGATATAAAAAAGAATAACTTACAGAGTAGAATACTGCCTTTGTGATGCAAAATAAGCTGATGTGTTTTTCAGGCTGAATTAATTTTAGATTTCATAAAAAGTATTGCACACTATTGGAAAAGTATGGAAATGcattcatatatatatgtgtgtatgtgtgtgtgtgtttgtgtgtgtgtgtgtataaaatGTTTATGCTATGCAGTAAAGTACGTTATGGATTTTTTGCATGCTTTTGATAAATGTGAGACAAACCAAATCACTGAGACAGTGACTTCAAACAAAACATCTCTGGAAAATCTACATGCCAAAGTCCTGCTTTTCACACCCCCCAAAACATTTCTTAGTGTGATTCAGGTCACTGCTTATGCTGAGGAGATTAGCTTTACATTCAATCTAACTGTGAGAGATTAAGAAATCACAtctaaaaaattaatcttttttttcccttttattttagCAAGATATACACCATTtggtatttcaaaataataagcAGCTAATAAGAGGGTACAGGTGTCATTGAGCTGTGTTTAGGGAAGTGTACCTGGCAAAGGCTCCTGCAAGCTTTGCATCATTCTCCCAGTTTTAATCATGACTGTAAATACAAAGCTATGCTTAACGAAAACTTACCTGAAAATTATAAGCGAGAACACTTTCACTCAGCCTGTAGTATTCTCTCCTATCACCACTAAAGACCTTTCTGCATTGCCCTCCAAAGCTTTTTGTATGAATGACTCTTCCCTTAGTCTCACCAGTAATAATATCAAAgctacaagaagaaaaaatacgTCACTAAGACAGAGACAAAAATTACAGAGCCATTATGAGTACTGTATCTGCAAATCATGATCAGAGGCTGATTTAACCAAGGAGTTATCACTAGATAGAATTCTATATGTGCAGAACTGTAGTATGCATGGCATAATACAGCATTGAAAGGGAAATGTTGGTCTTGATTTGTCAATAAAAATTACATGTCTTCTCTACAGATTAAGACATTTATATCTATCTCAACTGATTTTAAGTTTTATTGTTTGAACAATTactgcaacacagaaaaaaatggggcaTCCATTCCAAAGTTGGGGGTTAGTGTTTCTTGTATCTGAACTGTATTGCATAACAAGTGATAAATCAACACCAAAGAAACTTAAAACAGTTATTTTGCTAGGTTTCAGTTCAGATATATAAAGAGAAATCTATCTAAATATAGAGTGCTAAATTCAACAGCAATGAACAAAAAGAATGAACATTGCTGGCTCATTTTTTCCATGCTGAAGATCATATGTTACTAGTTGAAATTTGATTTCATATCTTAGTAGCTGTCTTTCAATAGCAGGAATGAAACACTGAAAGCTTTATTCTCTGCTTCAGGTCAAAGGACCTGTACATTCTGCACTGAACTGTTGGCATGGTGGAATTAGTTGTACTGAACATTTTTGAATATGGGATGTTTTACCATAAGCCCAGGAACTCTATCTGTTCACCCAGAGCTTGCAAATACATCAAAATGTAAGTGCATTTGGTACCAGAACTACAGAGCCTGGCACAAAACATTACCCTGCTCCGGTAAGTTCTGAATTCAGAGGTGTTTTGTCAATATCACATACAGTTTTCCTCTCTTCACATCGATCTTCATCTGCACCGTCCTCCTCACAGTCCTGATCTCCATTGCACACTAGAGATCTGCTAATGCACTGACCTAAATCAGGATAAACATGCATGAGGAAAGAAGTGTTtgttagtttaaaaataaatcacctaaaatcaaagcagaagtcCTATTAATTTATTACATTAATTAGCATATTCACTCCCATGATGAACAGCCTGTGCCCACGAGGGCTTGTGAAACATTGAATGTAGACATAAAGAAATAGTGCATAGCACACTTGAGAGAGCCATAGCCACTCAAGGCTTATGATATATCAGTGAAACAATTGACTGCTTGATCTGCTTCCTAAGCTTTCAAGCTTTGACCCAATCACTGATGATTAACTGTGATTGTCTTCCTAGCAGCACAAAAACACATTTGTCACAGTCCTCTGTGATAAATATCTACCTACAAGATAATGTGCTCCCTCGGTGAAGGTAATGGGAGCCACTTGGTATATTTTATGGAGCATTAGTTTCCATGATCTGGGTCATTTCATGTTTGGAAATAGCCTAGAACAGCTCCAAGACATCAATGAAAGCTTGCATTCCTTAACTACCTTCTTGTAATGCAAAACCTGTTGTCTGGGGCAAACAAGTAAGGCAGAATGATTTAGAGAGGGCACCAGGACTACATCATATTACCTTCAATGCTCTGCAATACTACAGATTAAATTAAAAGCATGCATAGTCAAGGCTATCTGAAAACAAAGGAAGCATTCACCTAAGTCAAATTCATCTGTAGATCAAGAGCACTGAAAATACATTGCCCATTTACTGAAGTTGAAAGATaacaagtttattttcttaactTCATGAgtagaaaatactgaaaatggtCTTGGATGGTACCTGAGAAGCACCTGAACCGATCACCACAGCCATCTTCTGTTGGGCATCCCCTTGTGGGGGTGCAGGGTCTTGTTTCAAAGCTATCCCCAGAGCAGGGGTTTCCTCCATACTGGCCATAAACTGCCACTGTCCGTCTCCTAATCTAAATGCAAATCAAAGGGGATTTTAGAAGATCCAAACACAAAGCCAGAAGAGTTTGTTACTGTGAAGACAGTACTACTACTCTAGAcagtcatttttttcatttgagaaCAGCCACACCTGGTATTACCACCATATGGTAGAAAACTGTCAAGTTAGTAGAATGACAACACTTTTGTTTATAATGTCTTTAGACTGGTCCATGAACTTGGCTTGGTTTgttcaaaaatataatttgtaaCTGAAGTCAAAAGAAATCTGCTAAGAAAtttaagtggattttttttacatttctaatAGGACTAATCATGCCTGATATGAATTTGTTAACGTTTTTCAAAGTAAACAACGTCTTTAAGGAAGATGATAAAATCTTACATCCAGTGGGCtagtttttgtttctaaaaaaagTAAGTACTTTCTCATGGTACATCTTTAATTTTGACTAATCCCTCCTTAATTGATGTAACATCAAAGTAAATGAGGAGGAAAATCAAAAGCAAGTGTCTTGCACATCTATAGGGTTGCAGTGTAAAAACCATCAACTTATTTTCATTGAAGGTAACACTCTGCAACCAAGTTTCTTCCCTTGTGACATGATGACACTAATGAAAAATCAGTGGAATTGGTACAAACCAGCATCAGTGGAGGAATATCTGAGTTTAGTGGACGTTCAGCTGAGCTTTTTGAAACTATCACCGAAAATAAAAGGAGGACAAATTATTTTACAACTTGATCACCATGGCTTTGAAATGAAACATTGGGACAGACTGGAGGATTTATCTTAGTACTTTGCACTTTAGCCTTCTTGTTCTGCTGGGGCTTTTGTCTGAGCATCTGATTTGAGGGTTTAATGAAGAGTGGCTTCTTCATTACTGGGGAACAAAGCATATGCTAATGAGGTTATGAATACAGAAAAGATGTGTCCATCTATACCTGGTTTTGAGTACAGCCATTGCACTCAGACCAAGGGCCAAAAGAACTCCAGCGGCAATGGATTGGAGAAGGGCTGCTCCGGTATtgatttttgcattaaaaacaaacaaacaaaaaccaaaacataacacaaacaaacaaaaccaacaaaaaaccaccctcaaaaaaaaaaaaacacataaaacccaacaaacaaacaaaaagagagaggaaaatcaTCAGGGATTTCCATCCATAAACATGAGTGCAAAACTTCCCTAAAAGGCAAAGCCAACCTTCAATTATAATAAGGGGTATGACCAGGTTTACTATAAAACCACTTGGATTTGCTTTTCATGTGTAAGAATTAAATCAGGCCCAGCTTGGAATTTCTGGCCACTGTAAAGAAGAAACTAGACATATTCACCTAGCCTAAAGATCAGCAACAAAATGAACCGCCAGTTTCCATGGGAGGCATCGGAGGTGCAGCTTGTCCCTGGGACTGGGGTAAGCTTGGGGTAAGCTGTGCCCAGTTTGTGCTGTGTTTCACAGATATGGGTTGCTGTGCCTCACACCACCACTATGCACTCTCTTCCCCAAGGATGGCTGACTCCTCTGGGTAGAAGTTAAAGGACACCATAATGCCTCACTGTTGTCACCActggtggcagtgccagtgctgaCACCAAATGATGTGTATTTCCCCCAGGAAATGTACCTGATGATCCCTTGAAACCCTGCCTCACATCATGCACCACAATTATACATCTTAACCTTCAGCATGTATTTTGTTATATAAATATTCAcctggaaaaaatgggaaagaagcCTGAAACTTCCAGCAACAGAAAAATCCCCagcacctgaaaaaaaacaaaagtcgTAAAAGCAAATTTACtgtgcttttctattttttcctcccttttttagGTCACGTAGTTGTTCATGGTTTCTGGAATCTATACACTAGTCAGCttaagaaataaaggaaaaatgtcaCAAAGATTTTTCAGCTTTGTTGCGCAAGcttgtttttaaagtttctttttttcttgcaatgctatccaattactttttttcagcTAACTATTTctatatataaattaatatttcattgtgCTTTCCATATTCACTTCACCAGTACAAATTAAGTAAGCAATTTTCTTACCTTCATGTTAGACAAAATACTCATATATACAGCAATTACCAGGGCAAATCCACTTCTACCATTTGGAAGCCAAAGGAGTCAGCCAGTCTGTCTGTTGCTGTTCATCTCTTCTCACTGTCCTTTGCTaccctgcttttctttccctaaaAGGGCTGAATATTGCCAAGGAATTTTAACCTTAACCCATCTAAttctctccagggacacagcctgctTTGGGAActgttcagtatttttaagACATATAAATCAAGGCTTGGATATATTAACTCCAGAAAATTGTGAGCACTTACTGAAAGAAGAATCATCCTTTCCTGATCTTCTCATAGTTTCTTTCCTCTGAACAAGACTTTTGAGAGATCCCAGGTCACATGCACTATACCATGGCTGAATTCACAGCTGCATCTGATGTTGCTAAGGTTTCATTTTAAGTACAAATTTTCATTCTTCACTTCCAAAGTCCTGCTGATTCTTGTGTATCAAATTTCACAGTGAAAATCAGCTTATGGATCTGAATGCAAGTTTTGGTCAATTCTGGTCTGCATGTTTTTTGTGGGGATACTCATAAAGAAAGCTCACTTTTCAGAGATGATCCACTGCAGTAATGGCATGAAAATGCCAATGAAAATGTCAGGGAAATTTACCTTAATTTATCCTCGTGTACCCCAGATAAAGCACTCATGGAAAAGTAGCACCTGTGTATACCGTACAGATATATATAAAAGTAACACCTCATGTACCAGATCTCAGGTACCACACCAATTTTGAACTGCTTACACAGTCCTCAGAAAACTAAATGTTTCATGTTGCAGCATCACAACATACTGAATTCCAAGCCCTGCACTTGGTTGGCATGGTCTGCCTTCCTTAAGGAGATGCCTAGATCTGGGGTCACACTACTCCATTCATGTGAGAGATGCCTATGTCCACTCCTCAGAGCCAATTTTGATGAGCCAGAGCCTGTCTTTGCGACTTTTCAGGCTTGGCAACTATGAATCTCTTTGATAATGTAATTCACAGACTTTCAACATATTTTATAGCTTTTCATCAAAATCCTCATGCTCCAATTTAGTTTATGACCAATTTGTGCAACACTGACAGTGGTAATTTGCCtacaaatgaaattattaaaactgAGTTAAGACATTTCACAGTTGGCCCAGAACTGCAAAGAATATT
Protein-coding sequences here:
- the C7 gene encoding complement component C7, which translates into the protein MILLSVLGIFLLLEVSGFFPIFSSPSPIHCRWSSFGPWSECNGCTQNQIRRRTVAVYGQYGGNPCSGDSFETRPCTPTRGCPTEDGCGDRFRCFSGQCISRSLVCNGDQDCEEDGADEDRCEERKTVCDIDKTPLNSELTGAGFDIITGETKGRVIHTKSFGGQCRKVFSGDRREYYRLSESVLAYNFQVKVQNDFSYEFFNSTWSYMKHVEQYENSNRYKQTQNKNLQKSKQLMVVENSVEVAQFINNRPDLLTLAEPFWKELFNLPVVYEYGVYRRLIEHFGTHFLHSGSLGGHYKVIFYMDTDKMKAEGVSTTDLWKCTSSGWNAFIVKKKKKECTKLDELLLTSSGSSGNKIKGDPYIEGGSPGAVAGLSYLDLDNPAGNSQMYTLWAASVTDYPRVIKKKLTPLYELVKEVPCASVKKHYLKQAIEEYMAENDPCKCQPCQNGGEAAVEGTQCVCYCKPYTFGAACELGTLVQDQPGAVDGQWSCWSSWSPCSGGRKSRSRTCNNPSPRGGGKACMGEQHESKACQDEELQHLRLIEPHCFDLSINPTEFCSTPPLLENGFVQNAENSYPVGKNIVYACKHGYSLVGDPVAKCRSNLQWQVGERYCQETACLLPDLEGGLQGEPWKPVYEIGERITLSCPHGMHLEGAQSILCEPSLKWSPDVNTVQCKRPVHSVKTEVTEPKCQPWEKVYQSQCVCKMPYECGPSLDTCATDQRTKRNTPLTVCKMHALECMGRKYSLTNSENCKVPQAAEIPCGSCRSWEKCNVPSNICVCDEDGLCEEGGAQVCAEVSGSAARRTMTECEVGLLRCRGETVTLVSIRPCDTQSK